A stretch of the Dyella telluris genome encodes the following:
- the truD gene encoding tRNA pseudouridine(13) synthase TruD: MSDIELPYAYGNPPLTAVLRSAPEDFQVEEILGYDADGEGEHALLWVEKRGANTDWVAKELAKFAGIPPLNVGYAGLKDRHAVTRQTFSVQLAGKPDPDWSTLTTEGVKVLAVTRHKRKLKRGALRGNRFVLVLRQVDGDRAVAEQVLRQIAQRGVPNYFGEQRFGREGGNVAQARAMFAGRRVDRDKRHFLLSAARSHIFNAVLAARVERDAWDSPMEGEIWSLAGSRSWFGPEPFDETLSQRLATGDIHPSGPLWGRGDVPAQGEVAALENAMAAENADLADGLVAAKMDQERRALRMIPQNLQWRWLDDTSLELSFELQAGAYATTVVRELARTG; encoded by the coding sequence ATGTCCGATATCGAACTGCCTTATGCCTATGGCAACCCGCCGCTGACCGCCGTGCTGCGCAGCGCTCCCGAAGATTTCCAGGTCGAGGAGATCCTCGGTTACGACGCTGACGGCGAAGGCGAGCACGCGCTGCTGTGGGTGGAAAAGCGCGGCGCCAATACCGACTGGGTGGCCAAGGAGCTGGCCAAGTTCGCCGGCATTCCTCCGCTCAACGTGGGCTACGCCGGCCTGAAGGATCGTCACGCCGTCACGCGCCAGACGTTTTCCGTGCAACTGGCCGGCAAGCCCGATCCGGACTGGTCGACGCTCACCACAGAAGGCGTGAAAGTACTCGCAGTGACCCGCCACAAGCGCAAGCTCAAGCGCGGCGCCCTGCGCGGCAATCGCTTCGTGCTGGTGCTGCGCCAGGTCGATGGTGATCGCGCCGTGGCCGAACAGGTGCTCAGGCAGATCGCCCAGCGCGGCGTGCCCAACTACTTCGGCGAACAGCGTTTCGGGCGCGAAGGTGGCAACGTGGCGCAGGCGCGCGCGATGTTTGCGGGACGTCGCGTGGATCGCGACAAGCGGCACTTCCTGCTGTCGGCCGCGCGCTCGCACATCTTCAACGCCGTGCTCGCCGCGCGCGTGGAGCGCGATGCGTGGGATTCGCCGATGGAAGGCGAAATCTGGTCGCTCGCCGGGTCACGCTCGTGGTTTGGGCCCGAGCCGTTCGACGAGACGTTGTCGCAGCGCCTGGCGACCGGAGACATCCATCCGTCGGGGCCCCTGTGGGGTCGTGGTGACGTGCCCGCGCAGGGGGAAGTGGCCGCGCTGGAGAATGCCATGGCGGCGGAGAATGCAGACCTTGCCGATGGTCTGGTGGCGGCGAAGATGGATCAGGAGCGCAGGGCGCTGCGCATGATTCCGCAGAACCTGCAGTGGCGGTGGCTGGATGACACCTCGCTGGAGTTGAGTTTTGAGTTGCAGGCGGGCGCGTATGCGACGACGGTGGTGCGGGAGTTGGCGCGCACCGGTTAA
- the mgtE gene encoding magnesium transporter — protein MSETAGRGSASRLHDQLDHIGELLRRVRGLGQLPEPDGDEGFREAQARLQALLDALHPADIATILEALPLVDRLAVWQRVKADRDGEILLEVSDAVRESLIADMDEREILAAVEPLDADELADLVEDLPTEVLPELMASLDAQQRERVQAALSYPEDQVGALMDFEMVTIREDISLETVLRYLRRFDELPAQTDKLFVVNHDNLLTGVLPLHWLLVNSPDRPVSEVMAPDVNTFHPEDDAYETAQAFERYDLVTAPVVDGSGHLIGRITIDAMVDVLREESESEALSRGGLREEEDVFASVWKSIRNRWAWLAINLVTAFIASRVIGLFEGSIQHLVALAALMPIVAGIGGNSGNQTITMIVRALALDQITPASARRLWRKEIAVALINGVVWGSVIGVVAWLLYDNFWLGAVMTAAMTLNLVLAAFCGVGIPLLMMRLGRDPALGSSVLITAMTDSGGFFIFLGLATLFLM, from the coding sequence ATGAGCGAGACAGCAGGCCGCGGTTCGGCCTCGCGTCTGCATGATCAGCTGGACCATATCGGCGAACTGCTGAGGCGTGTGCGCGGCCTCGGGCAGTTGCCCGAGCCTGATGGCGACGAGGGCTTCCGCGAAGCTCAGGCCCGGCTGCAGGCCTTGCTGGATGCGCTGCATCCGGCCGATATCGCCACCATTCTCGAAGCCTTGCCGCTGGTGGATCGACTGGCGGTATGGCAGCGGGTGAAGGCTGATCGCGACGGCGAAATCCTGCTCGAAGTGTCCGATGCGGTGCGCGAGTCGCTGATCGCGGACATGGACGAGCGCGAGATTCTCGCGGCGGTGGAGCCGCTGGATGCCGACGAGCTCGCCGACCTCGTTGAGGATCTGCCCACCGAAGTGCTGCCCGAGCTCATGGCGAGCCTGGATGCGCAGCAGCGCGAGCGCGTGCAGGCGGCGCTGTCCTATCCGGAAGATCAGGTCGGTGCGTTGATGGACTTTGAGATGGTCACCATCCGCGAAGACATCAGCCTCGAAACCGTATTGCGTTACCTGCGACGCTTCGACGAACTGCCCGCGCAAACCGATAAGCTGTTCGTGGTCAATCACGACAATCTGCTTACCGGCGTGCTCCCGCTGCACTGGCTGCTGGTCAATTCGCCGGACCGCCCGGTCAGCGAGGTGATGGCGCCCGACGTCAACACCTTCCATCCGGAAGACGACGCCTACGAAACGGCCCAGGCGTTCGAACGCTATGACCTGGTCACCGCGCCGGTGGTGGACGGCAGCGGCCACCTGATCGGCCGCATCACCATCGATGCGATGGTGGACGTGCTGCGCGAAGAGAGTGAAAGCGAGGCGCTGAGCCGTGGCGGCCTGCGCGAAGAAGAAGACGTGTTCGCCTCGGTGTGGAAATCCATCCGCAACCGCTGGGCGTGGCTGGCGATCAACCTGGTCACGGCCTTCATCGCCTCCCGTGTCATCGGCCTGTTCGAAGGTTCGATCCAGCATCTGGTGGCACTGGCCGCGTTGATGCCCATCGTCGCCGGCATCGGCGGCAACTCCGGCAACCAGACCATCACCATGATCGTGCGGGCCCTCGCGCTGGACCAGATCACCCCGGCCAGTGCGCGGCGGCTGTGGCGCAAGGAAATTGCCGTTGCCCTGATCAATGGCGTGGTCTGGGGTAGCGTGATTGGCGTGGTGGCCTGGCTGCTCTACGACAACTTCTGGCTGGGCGCGGTGATGACCGCGGCCATGACGCTCAACCTGGTGCTGGCTGCGTTCTGCGGCGTCGGCATCCCGCTGTTGATGATGCGACTGGGGCGCGACCCGGCACTGGGTTCCAGCGTGCTGATCACCGCCATGACCGATTCGGGCGGCTTCTTCATCTTTCTCGGCCTCGCCACGCTGTTCCTGATGTAA
- the ispF gene encoding 2-C-methyl-D-erythritol 2,4-cyclodiphosphate synthase, whose amino-acid sequence MRIGQGFDVHIFGDGDHVMLGGVRVPHTRGVVAHSDGDVVIHALCDAIFGALALGDIGRHFPPSQEQWRNANSRIFLRHAAKLMREQGYALGNADVTVICEAPKVGPHSLAMREAVAEELGCELDRISIKATTTEKLGFTGRGEGIAAQACVLLVMA is encoded by the coding sequence ATGCGGATCGGACAGGGCTTTGACGTCCATATCTTCGGCGACGGCGACCACGTGATGCTGGGTGGCGTGCGCGTGCCGCACACGCGTGGTGTCGTGGCACATTCCGATGGTGACGTGGTGATTCATGCACTGTGCGATGCCATCTTCGGCGCGCTGGCGTTGGGTGACATTGGCCGGCACTTCCCGCCGAGCCAGGAGCAGTGGCGCAACGCCAATAGCCGGATCTTCCTGCGCCATGCCGCCAAATTGATGCGCGAACAGGGCTATGCGCTGGGCAACGCCGATGTCACCGTCATCTGCGAGGCGCCCAAGGTCGGCCCGCACTCACTCGCCATGCGCGAAGCCGTGGCCGAAGAGTTGGGCTGCGAACTCGACCGCATCAGCATCAAGGCCACCACCACCGAAAAGCTTGGCTTTACCGGTCGCGGTGAGGGCATCGCGGCACAGGCCTGCGTGCTGCTGGTCATGGCATGA
- the ispD gene encoding 2-C-methyl-D-erythritol 4-phosphate cytidylyltransferase produces the protein MSAVLWCVVPAAGRGTRVGGSIPKQYLPLAGRPLILHTLERLALHPRIAGLMVVLGEGDTHWPGIDDLYGKPVRTTIGGAERCDSVLAGVRALPADVAEDTFVLVHDAARPCVREADITRLMDAGMPAGGGLLGAPLRDTLKRAGNEGRSEVTEPRDHRWRAFTPQMFRRAELSAALHAAHAAGITVSDEAMAMERAGFAPLLVEGAEDNIKVTTATDFALAEFLLSRMT, from the coding sequence ATGAGCGCGGTACTTTGGTGTGTCGTGCCGGCGGCGGGGCGCGGCACGCGCGTGGGTGGCAGCATCCCCAAGCAATACCTGCCGTTGGCGGGACGGCCGTTGATCCTGCATACGCTGGAGCGGCTGGCGCTGCATCCGCGCATCGCCGGGCTGATGGTCGTGCTGGGCGAGGGTGATACCCATTGGCCGGGTATCGACGACCTGTATGGCAAGCCCGTGCGCACCACCATCGGCGGCGCGGAGCGGTGCGATTCGGTGCTGGCTGGCGTTCGCGCCTTGCCTGCGGACGTCGCTGAAGACACTTTCGTGCTGGTGCACGATGCCGCGCGGCCGTGCGTACGCGAGGCGGATATCACCCGGCTGATGGACGCGGGCATGCCTGCGGGCGGTGGCCTGCTGGGTGCGCCGCTGCGCGATACGCTCAAGCGTGCCGGCAACGAGGGTCGCAGTGAGGTCACGGAGCCGCGCGATCATCGCTGGCGTGCCTTCACGCCGCAGATGTTCCGTCGCGCTGAGCTGTCGGCCGCATTGCATGCCGCGCATGCCGCCGGCATTACCGTGAGCGACGAGGCGATGGCCATGGAGCGCGCGGGTTTCGCGCCGCTGCTGGTCGAGGGCGCCGAAGACAATATCAAGGTTACGACGGCAACGGATTTCGCACTGGCCGAATTCCTGTTGTCGCGCATGACGTAA
- the ftsB gene encoding cell division protein FtsB, with protein sequence MLRWVALILILVLIALQVKLWNGHGGVHEVETLRAAVKKQGDDNDRLTQRNQALGADVSDLKHGDQAVEARARAELGLIKPGETFYQVVEKPAAAAAPAAASSSNGAR encoded by the coding sequence ATGCTGCGTTGGGTCGCCCTGATCCTGATTCTTGTGTTGATCGCCCTGCAGGTGAAACTGTGGAACGGTCACGGCGGCGTGCACGAGGTGGAAACCCTTCGCGCCGCCGTCAAGAAACAAGGGGATGACAACGACCGGTTGACCCAGCGCAACCAGGCCCTCGGTGCGGATGTGAGCGACCTCAAGCACGGCGATCAGGCCGTGGAGGCCCGCGCCCGCGCCGAGCTTGGCCTGATCAAGCCGGGCGAGACGTTCTACCAGGTGGTCGAGAAGCCAGCCGCCGCAGCGGCACCCGCTGCCGCCTCGTCAAGCAACGGCGCCCGATGA
- the eno gene encoding phosphopyruvate hydratase yields MSTEITRIHAREILDSRGNPTLEAEVTLAGGGFGRAAVPSGASTGSREAVELRDGDKARYLGKGVKNAVLNVNNSIASELKGFDAANQGGLDAKLINLDGTPNKGKLGANALLGVSMAAAHAVAAQNRQPLWQYLATINGTTGKPGALPVPMMNIINGGAHADNNVDVQEFMVLPVGVPTFAEALRAGAEIFHALKSVLKGKGLNTAVGDEGGFAPNLRSNVEALDTILEAVNKAGYKVGSDILLGLDVASSEFFKNGKYDLEGEGKVFTPEQWVDVLASWAKQYPIVTIEDGMGEGDWDGWKHLTDKLGQNIQLVGDDLFVTNPSIFKEGIDKKIANAILIKVNQIGTLSETLEAIAMADAAKYAAIVSHRSGETEDTTISDIAVATTATQIKTGSLCRTDRVAKYNQLLRIEEALGSAAVYAGRNAFPNLAKLPG; encoded by the coding sequence ATGAGCACAGAAATCACCCGCATCCACGCACGTGAAATCCTCGATTCCCGCGGCAACCCCACGCTTGAAGCGGAAGTGACCCTCGCCGGCGGCGGCTTCGGCCGCGCCGCAGTGCCGAGCGGTGCATCGACGGGCTCGCGCGAAGCGGTTGAGCTGCGCGATGGCGACAAGGCGCGTTACCTGGGCAAGGGCGTCAAGAACGCCGTGCTCAACGTCAACAACTCCATCGCCAGCGAACTGAAGGGCTTCGACGCTGCCAACCAGGGCGGCCTGGATGCCAAGCTGATCAACCTTGACGGCACGCCGAACAAGGGCAAGCTGGGCGCCAACGCGCTGCTCGGTGTTTCCATGGCCGCCGCGCACGCCGTGGCCGCGCAGAACCGCCAGCCGCTGTGGCAGTACCTGGCCACCATCAACGGCACCACCGGCAAGCCGGGCGCGTTGCCGGTGCCGATGATGAACATCATCAACGGTGGTGCGCACGCCGACAACAACGTCGACGTGCAGGAATTCATGGTGCTGCCGGTGGGCGTGCCGACCTTTGCCGAAGCGCTGCGCGCCGGCGCCGAGATCTTCCACGCGCTCAAGAGCGTGCTCAAGGGCAAGGGTCTCAACACCGCCGTGGGCGATGAAGGCGGCTTCGCACCGAACCTGCGTTCGAACGTGGAAGCGCTGGACACCATCCTGGAAGCGGTCAACAAGGCCGGCTACAAGGTGGGCAGCGACATCCTGCTGGGCCTGGACGTCGCCAGCTCCGAGTTCTTCAAGAACGGCAAGTACGACCTGGAAGGCGAAGGCAAGGTGTTCACGCCGGAGCAGTGGGTGGACGTGCTGGCCAGCTGGGCCAAGCAGTACCCCATCGTCACCATCGAAGACGGCATGGGCGAAGGCGACTGGGATGGCTGGAAGCACCTGACCGACAAGCTCGGCCAGAACATCCAGCTGGTGGGCGATGACCTGTTCGTCACCAACCCGAGCATCTTCAAGGAAGGCATCGACAAGAAGATCGCCAACGCCATCCTGATCAAGGTCAACCAGATCGGCACGCTGTCCGAAACGCTGGAAGCCATCGCCATGGCCGACGCGGCCAAGTACGCGGCCATCGTGTCGCACCGCTCGGGTGAAACGGAAGACACCACCATCTCCGATATCGCCGTGGCGACCACCGCGACCCAGATCAAGACCGGTTCGCTGTGCCGCACCGACCGCGTGGCCAAGTACAACCAGCTGCTGCGCATCGAAGAAGCACTGGGTTCGGCGGCGGTCTATGCCGGCCGCAACGCGTTCCCGAACCTGGCCAAGCTGCCGGGCTGA
- the kdsA gene encoding 3-deoxy-8-phosphooctulonate synthase, protein MKLCGFEVGLNQPLFLIAGPCVVESEQLQMDTAGKLKEITGKLGINFIFKSSFDKANRSSGTSFRGPGMEAGLKILAEVKRQLGVPVLTDVHEYTPMNEVAAVVDVLQTPAFLCRQTDFIQNVARAGKPVNIKKGQFLAPWDMKNVVEKAKAVGNDDILVCERGASFGYNNLVSDMRSLSVMRDTGCPVVFDATHSVQLPGGQGTSSGGQREFVPVLARAAVAVGVAGLFAETHPDPSKALSDGPNAWPLDKMEALLETLLELDQVTKRHSFLEHTL, encoded by the coding sequence ATGAAGTTGTGTGGATTTGAGGTCGGCCTGAACCAGCCGCTGTTCCTGATCGCCGGCCCCTGCGTGGTCGAGTCCGAGCAGCTGCAGATGGATACGGCCGGCAAGCTCAAGGAAATCACCGGCAAGCTCGGCATCAACTTCATCTTCAAGTCCAGCTTCGACAAGGCCAACCGTTCGTCGGGCACCAGTTTCCGTGGTCCTGGCATGGAAGCTGGCCTGAAGATCCTGGCCGAGGTGAAGCGCCAGCTCGGCGTGCCCGTGCTCACCGACGTGCATGAATACACGCCGATGAACGAAGTGGCCGCCGTGGTCGACGTGCTGCAGACGCCGGCCTTCCTGTGCCGCCAGACCGACTTCATCCAGAACGTGGCGCGCGCCGGCAAGCCGGTGAACATCAAGAAGGGCCAGTTCCTCGCGCCGTGGGACATGAAGAACGTGGTGGAGAAGGCCAAGGCCGTCGGCAATGACGACATCCTGGTTTGCGAGCGCGGCGCCAGCTTCGGCTACAACAACCTCGTCTCGGACATGCGCTCGCTCAGCGTGATGCGCGACACCGGTTGCCCGGTGGTGTTCGACGCCACCCACTCGGTGCAGCTGCCGGGCGGGCAGGGCACCAGCTCCGGCGGCCAGCGCGAATTCGTGCCGGTGCTTGCGCGCGCGGCGGTGGCCGTGGGCGTGGCCGGCCTGTTCGCCGAAACGCATCCCGATCCCTCCAAGGCACTCAGCGACGGCCCCAACGCCTGGCCGCTGGACAAGATGGAGGCGCTGCTGGAAACCCTGCTCGAACTCGACCAGGTCACCAAGCGACACTCGTTCCTCGAACACACGCTCTGA
- a CDS encoding CTP synthase has translation MTPLIFVTGGVVSSLGKGIAAASLASILEARGLSVTMMKLDPYINVDPGTMSPFQHGEVYVTDDGAETDLDLGHYERFVNTRLTGKNSITTGKIYESVIRKERRGDYLGATVQVIPHITDEIKHCIHEATRGYDVAMVEIGGTVGDIESLPFLEAIRQLRIEHGPEKVMFMHLTLVPYIKAAGEIKTKPTQHSVKELRSIGIQPDVLLCRCEQPLPDGERRKIALFTNVPENAVISAADVDIIYKQPLWLHKQGLDEIVVKRLGLQAGPADLSSWQRTVDAVEHPKDEVNVAIVGKYVEHKDAYKSLGEALRHGGIKQLTRVNLNWVDSEQVEAEGAAKVLGNADAILVPGGFGKRGFEGKVLAARYAREKGVPYFGICYGMHAAVVDFARNVAGLTDADSSENDRNSPDPVIALITEWTTAAGEVETRSERSDLGGTMRLGAQECRLKAGTLARELYGQDVVRERHRHRYEFNNRYRQTFEDLGLVISGKSMDDLLVEIVELPQQKHPWFLGCQAHPEFTSTPRDGHPLFIGFVQAAREFKAVREGERLAKESVA, from the coding sequence ATGACCCCCCTGATTTTCGTCACCGGCGGTGTGGTGTCCTCTCTCGGTAAGGGCATCGCCGCGGCGTCGCTGGCTTCCATTCTGGAAGCGCGTGGCCTTTCGGTCACCATGATGAAGCTCGACCCGTACATCAACGTGGATCCGGGCACCATGAGTCCCTTCCAGCACGGCGAGGTCTACGTGACCGACGACGGCGCTGAGACCGACCTGGACCTGGGCCACTACGAGCGCTTCGTCAACACCCGTCTCACGGGCAAGAACTCCATTACCACGGGCAAGATCTATGAGTCGGTGATCCGCAAGGAGCGCCGCGGCGACTACCTGGGCGCCACCGTGCAGGTCATCCCGCACATCACCGACGAGATCAAGCACTGCATTCACGAGGCGACGCGCGGCTACGACGTGGCCATGGTCGAGATCGGCGGCACAGTGGGCGACATCGAGTCGCTGCCGTTCCTGGAAGCCATTCGCCAGTTGCGCATCGAGCACGGCCCGGAGAAGGTGATGTTCATGCACCTGACCCTGGTGCCGTACATCAAGGCCGCCGGCGAGATCAAAACCAAGCCGACCCAGCACTCCGTGAAGGAGTTGCGCTCCATCGGTATCCAGCCGGACGTGCTGCTGTGCCGCTGCGAGCAGCCGCTGCCGGATGGCGAGCGCCGCAAGATCGCCCTGTTCACCAACGTTCCCGAGAACGCCGTGATCAGCGCCGCGGACGTGGACATCATCTACAAGCAGCCGTTGTGGCTGCACAAGCAGGGCCTGGACGAGATCGTGGTCAAGCGCCTCGGTCTGCAGGCCGGTCCGGCGGATCTTTCCTCGTGGCAGCGCACGGTCGATGCCGTGGAACACCCGAAGGACGAGGTCAACGTGGCCATCGTCGGCAAGTACGTCGAGCACAAGGACGCCTACAAGTCCCTGGGCGAGGCGCTGCGCCATGGCGGCATCAAGCAGCTCACCCGGGTCAATCTCAACTGGGTTGATTCGGAGCAGGTCGAGGCCGAAGGTGCCGCCAAGGTGCTGGGCAATGCCGACGCCATCCTGGTGCCGGGCGGCTTCGGCAAGCGCGGCTTCGAGGGCAAGGTGCTGGCCGCCAGGTACGCTCGCGAGAAGGGCGTGCCGTACTTCGGCATCTGCTACGGCATGCACGCCGCGGTGGTGGACTTCGCCCGCAACGTGGCCGGTCTCACCGACGCCGATTCCAGCGAGAACGACCGCAACAGTCCGGATCCGGTGATCGCCCTGATCACCGAGTGGACCACGGCCGCTGGTGAAGTCGAAACCCGCAGCGAGCGCTCGGATCTGGGCGGCACCATGCGCCTGGGCGCGCAGGAATGCCGCCTCAAGGCCGGCACGCTGGCCCGCGAGCTGTACGGCCAGGACGTGGTGCGCGAGCGTCATCGCCACCGCTACGAATTCAACAACCGTTACCGCCAGACGTTCGAAGACCTCGGCCTGGTGATCTCCGGCAAGTCGATGGACGACCTGCTGGTCGAGATCGTCGAGCTGCCGCAGCAGAAGCACCCGTGGTTCCTCGGCTGCCAGGCGCATCCGGAATTCACTTCCACCCCGCGCGATGGCCACCCGCTGTTCATCGGCTTCGTGCAGGCTGCCCGCGAGTTCAAGGCGGTGCGCGAGGGTGAGCGTCTTGCGAAGGAGTCCGTTGCATGA
- a CDS encoding MdtP family multidrug efflux transporter outer membrane subunit: MTIEKSTFCLTALFSVLVAVAGCARVRSDNLPPAGSPGIARIQLASDIHLAGDGWPDARWWTRYNDPQLNALVDRALAGSPTMAAARLRIAQARSQTELLNAGANLQVSAFAMLDRQRASANGFLGPYGTSAPALGMTGPWYTEGTVGLFGSLSPDIWGTRRSAVRAAIGAENARVAELADVELGLSTSVAQLYCALQASYQLLDLLQQARDVLAYAVQAHQGKAARGLEAKVPLQGARGQLLAVDRQIASTRGQIRETRENLRALLGAGPDDFPDITAVAIPGASVGLPGELSYELLARRPDLQAMHWYVQASMDQVAAARAAFYPSFDIKMLYALDAIHLDNLFKHASQQINLIPGLYLPVFDGGRLNANLHNAQTTSQLLIEQYNQAVLDAVRDVAVSASRLQALEDERKLQLDKVEAARFAQHSVDAMHDRGLGSRVAAMEARLPVISEQTALLFIDGQRLNQQIALTRALGGGYRAEAPVQADVGGGAAEAGSRSP; this comes from the coding sequence ATGACCATCGAAAAATCCACTTTCTGTCTGACGGCGTTGTTCTCCGTGCTCGTGGCCGTGGCGGGTTGCGCGCGCGTGCGCAGCGACAACCTGCCGCCCGCCGGGTCGCCGGGTATCGCGCGCATCCAATTGGCCAGCGACATCCATCTGGCCGGCGATGGCTGGCCCGATGCGCGATGGTGGACGCGCTACAACGACCCGCAACTCAATGCGCTGGTCGACCGGGCACTGGCGGGTTCGCCGACCATGGCCGCGGCCCGGCTGCGCATTGCCCAGGCCAGATCACAGACAGAGCTGCTCAATGCCGGTGCCAACCTGCAGGTGTCGGCTTTTGCCATGCTGGACCGCCAACGGGCCTCGGCAAACGGCTTCCTTGGCCCTTACGGCACGAGTGCACCGGCGTTGGGCATGACCGGGCCCTGGTATACCGAAGGTACGGTCGGGCTGTTTGGCAGCCTGAGCCCGGATATCTGGGGTACTCGGCGCTCCGCCGTCCGGGCCGCGATCGGGGCCGAAAACGCGCGCGTGGCCGAGCTGGCCGACGTGGAGCTGGGTTTGTCCACCAGCGTGGCTCAGCTTTATTGCGCCCTTCAGGCCAGCTACCAGTTGCTTGATCTGCTGCAGCAGGCGCGGGACGTTCTGGCGTATGCCGTGCAGGCGCATCAGGGCAAGGCGGCACGTGGACTGGAAGCGAAAGTGCCGCTTCAAGGTGCGCGTGGCCAGCTGCTGGCCGTGGATCGCCAGATCGCTTCCACCCGCGGGCAGATCAGGGAAACGAGGGAAAACCTGCGCGCCTTGCTGGGCGCCGGCCCTGACGATTTCCCCGATATCACCGCCGTGGCCATACCCGGCGCCTCGGTCGGCTTGCCCGGCGAGCTCTCCTATGAATTGTTGGCCCGCCGGCCCGACCTGCAAGCCATGCACTGGTACGTGCAGGCGTCGATGGATCAGGTGGCGGCCGCGCGAGCGGCGTTCTACCCGAGTTTCGACATCAAGATGCTTTACGCGCTGGACGCCATCCACCTGGACAATCTGTTCAAGCACGCGAGCCAGCAGATCAACCTTATCCCGGGGCTCTATCTACCGGTTTTCGACGGCGGTCGCCTCAATGCCAACCTGCACAACGCGCAAACGACCAGCCAACTGTTGATCGAGCAGTACAACCAGGCGGTACTCGATGCCGTGCGCGATGTGGCCGTCAGTGCCAGCCGCCTGCAGGCGCTGGAGGACGAGCGCAAGCTGCAGCTGGACAAGGTCGAGGCGGCGCGGTTCGCGCAGCATTCGGTCGACGCCATGCACGACCGCGGACTGGGCAGTCGTGTTGCCGCGATGGAGGCTCGCTTGCCGGTCATCAGCGAGCAGACGGCCTTGTTGTTCATCGATGGACAGCGGCTCAACCAGCAGATTGCCCTGACCAGGGCGCTTGGGGGTGGGTATCGGGCGGAAGCGCCTGTGCAGGCGGATGTGGGCGGTGGTGCTGCGGAGGCGGGATCTCGCAGCCCCTGA
- a CDS encoding FUSC family protein: protein MKTLLASLICYVFYHAVQWDGIHTSMITCALVANPNVGASSEKIVLRIGGAVLGGLLAFLLSLFVMPHIDTIVGLLITITPVFFVAGWIAAGPERTSYVGVQMVATFCLGFLGHFGPSTDLVEIRDRMIGILLGAVVAGLVYTLIWPESETGTLKRKLAEMIDRVGQLPSRPSQRGNAAWLGYLQQRMTCIAAMDACRAMRRRVSMEGQLDDGMRRSLLARSELAMVRSRSVVDDWDALVGHGAEDSTPWPSEDVLCAWQEEAGNWLRQYAKGLAGSVESGANAFPQQPLGVPEGSSAWLTRARRLADEINGLPEWPGAPGARP, encoded by the coding sequence TTGAAGACGCTGCTGGCGAGCCTGATCTGCTACGTGTTCTATCACGCTGTGCAGTGGGACGGCATACACACCAGCATGATCACGTGCGCACTGGTGGCGAATCCGAATGTCGGCGCGTCATCGGAGAAAATCGTGCTGCGCATAGGCGGCGCGGTGCTGGGTGGGCTCCTCGCCTTTCTGCTCAGTCTCTTTGTGATGCCACACATCGACACCATCGTCGGTCTGTTGATCACGATCACGCCGGTATTCTTCGTTGCCGGGTGGATTGCTGCCGGCCCGGAGCGTACGTCCTACGTTGGCGTGCAGATGGTGGCTACCTTTTGCCTTGGCTTTCTGGGGCACTTCGGTCCATCGACCGACCTGGTGGAAATTCGCGATCGCATGATCGGCATCCTCCTTGGCGCAGTCGTTGCCGGTCTCGTATATACACTGATCTGGCCGGAGAGCGAGACAGGAACGCTCAAGCGCAAGCTCGCCGAAATGATCGACCGGGTTGGCCAGCTACCAAGCCGGCCGAGCCAGCGCGGCAACGCGGCCTGGCTGGGTTATCTGCAGCAGCGGATGACCTGCATTGCCGCCATGGATGCCTGCCGGGCCATGCGTCGGCGTGTGTCGATGGAAGGTCAACTCGACGACGGCATGAGGCGGAGCCTGCTCGCGCGCAGCGAGCTTGCCATGGTGCGCAGTCGGAGCGTGGTGGACGATTGGGACGCGCTGGTTGGCCATGGCGCAGAAGACTCGACGCCTTGGCCGTCCGAGGACGTGTTGTGCGCATGGCAGGAGGAGGCCGGCAACTGGCTGCGTCAGTACGCCAAGGGGCTTGCGGGCTCTGTCGAGAGTGGTGCCAACGCGTTTCCGCAGCAACCGCTGGGCGTGCCGGAGGGCTCATCGGCCTGGTTAACACGGGCCCGGCGGCTGGCGGATGAGATCAATGGCTTGCCCGAATGGCCCGGCGCTCCGGGCGCGCGGCCCTGA